The Gemmatimonadaceae bacterium region ACCTGCGCGGACGCGGACTGCCGCGCGTCAACGCCAACGGCACGGGCGATCTGCACGTGCGCGTCCAACTCTGGACGCCGGAGCGTCTCACGGAGGAAGAGCGCCAGATCATCGCGCGGCTGAGCGAGCTGCAGCCCGGCGTGCCGGCCGACGGCCGGTCGAAGGGCTTTTGGGCGAAGATGAAAGAAGCCCTCGGTGCGTGACGAAAGAAACGCGGGACGCCGCGTGGATCACGGTTCGGATCTCACCAGGCGCGCGACGCGACGACGTGCTCGCCGCGCTCTTCGAGGCGGGCGCGGCAGGAGTTCAGGAGTTTCCTGACGCTCTCGTAACGCACGCCCACGGGCTCGCCGACGCGAGCCGCCTCGAGCGCGCCGCGCTGGCGATCGCAAGCGACGTCGTCGTGCAGACCGAGCCGCTCGCGATCAGCGATTGGTCGGAGCGGTGGAAACATGCGCTCAGGGCGCAGCGCGTCGGCCGGCTCACGATCGCGCCGCCGTGGCTCGGCCACGGCCTCGACCCCGCGACGACCATCGTGATCGAACCTGGAATGGCATTCGGGACGGGCGACCACGCGACGACGCAATCCGTCGTTCGGCTGCTTCAGAACGTCGCGCGCGACGGCGATCGTGTCGCCGATGTCGGCACCGGCAGCGCGGTGTTGGCGATCGCCGCCGCGAAACTCGGCGCCTCGCGTGTCGTGGCCATCGAGCTCGACCCCGACGCAATCGAGAACGCCGAAGAAAACGTGCGCCGCAACGGCGTCGACGATCGCGTGTCCGTCGTCGAGGGAGACGCCGCCTCGCTGCTGCCGCTCGTCGCGCCCGTGCGCATCGTGACGGCGAACATCATTTCCTCGGTGCTGATCGACCTGCTGCCGACGATGAGGACCGCACTCGACGTCGACGGGTGCGCGATTCTGAGCGGAATTCTCACTT contains the following coding sequences:
- a CDS encoding 50S ribosomal protein L11 methyltransferase; translation: MTKETRDAAWITVRISPGARRDDVLAALFEAGAAGVQEFPDALVTHAHGLADASRLERAALAIASDVVVQTEPLAISDWSERWKHALRAQRVGRLTIAPPWLGHGLDPATTIVIEPGMAFGTGDHATTQSVVRLLQNVARDGDRVADVGTGSAVLAIAAAKLGASRVVAIELDPDAIENAEENVRRNGVDDRVSVVEGDAASLLPLVAPVRIVTANIISSVLIDLLPTMRTALDVDGCAILSGILTSERALMLDRLAAAGWRIVEEIEEGEWWSATVEPR